The following proteins come from a genomic window of Winogradskyella sp. PC-19:
- a CDS encoding class I SAM-dependent methyltransferase yields the protein MLKKPWPTKAVMEQIYEKNLWGGKDFDFYSGIGSHDPMMVNLYVKTVTDFLKSHENKLTICDLGCGDFNIGKHFLEHSEYYYAIDIVESLIERNKKLYKAANLEFRCLDISKDNLPKADCVILRQVLQHLSNNEIQRILKKLENYKYIILTEHIPYGNFTPNKDKIAGQGIRLKEKSGVDILSAPFIFKVKKVELLNEVILQNDNGKIMTSLFIV from the coding sequence ATGCTCAAAAAACCTTGGCCAACCAAAGCAGTAATGGAGCAAATTTATGAGAAGAATCTTTGGGGAGGCAAAGACTTTGATTTTTACTCAGGTATTGGTTCGCACGACCCAATGATGGTTAATCTTTATGTAAAAACTGTTACTGATTTTTTAAAATCTCATGAAAATAAACTGACGATTTGCGATTTAGGCTGTGGAGATTTTAATATTGGAAAACACTTTTTAGAACACTCAGAATACTATTATGCTATTGATATTGTGGAATCGCTTATTGAACGTAACAAAAAGCTTTACAAAGCAGCTAATTTAGAATTTCGGTGTTTAGACATTTCAAAAGATAACTTACCAAAAGCAGACTGTGTGATTTTACGACAAGTACTTCAGCATTTATCTAATAATGAGATTCAGCGTATTCTTAAGAAACTTGAGAATTACAAATACATCATTTTAACAGAACATATTCCTTATGGTAATTTTACACCAAACAAGGATAAAATTGCAGGTCAAGGTATACGATTAAAAGAAAAAAGTGGTGTTGATATTTTGAGTGCGCCTTTTATCTTTAAAGTAAAAAAAGTAGAGCTACTTAACGAAGTGATTTTACAAAATGATAATGGAAAGATTATGACTTCTTTATTTATAGTATAG
- a CDS encoding GyrI-like domain-containing protein produces the protein MMKYRVVDSEEILVVGLKAKANFQNISQVTRQLAKQFMPRLDEVINRKNTFTLSLQNYNRFNFKNFNPNEMFEKWIGVEVNSLDEVPENMETLTITSGRYLVIDFKGSIPDFIEFWQKIHSSWLPSSDFELDNRPHFERLPPSYSPTQNVNEEEIWIPIL, from the coding sequence ATGATGAAGTACAGAGTAGTTGATAGCGAAGAGATTCTCGTTGTAGGTTTAAAAGCTAAAGCTAACTTCCAAAATATTAGCCAAGTTACACGGCAATTAGCAAAGCAATTTATGCCTAGGTTAGATGAAGTGATAAATAGGAAAAACACATTTACACTATCACTTCAAAATTACAATCGCTTTAACTTTAAAAACTTCAATCCTAATGAGATGTTTGAGAAGTGGATTGGAGTAGAAGTTAATAGTTTAGATGAAGTTCCAGAAAATATGGAAACGTTAACTATAACTTCAGGAAGATATTTGGTTATTGATTTTAAAGGTTCAATTCCTGATTTTATTGAGTTTTGGCAAAAAATCCATTCTAGCTGGTTACCAAGTTCTGATTTTGAATTAGATAATAGGCCTCATTTTGAAAGGTTACCACCAAGTTACAGCCCGACACAGAACGTAAACGAAGAGGAGATTTGGATTCCTATACTATAA
- the folK gene encoding 2-amino-4-hydroxy-6-hydroxymethyldihydropteridine diphosphokinase, with protein sequence MKLSKLVYIALGSNKGNKLQYLQSAVDAIFETVGAVKKLSKVYKTPAIGFEGDEFYNACIKVETHLTPKKLLKELQCIEKKLGRAQKTTDEYESREIDLDIVFYGDEVINDKHLTIPHPEIQNRTFVLQPLLDILKDFIHPVFKKTIEILLEECEDNSAIEPINIWLKNPRKSYTFKDYNYIAIEGNIGAGKTSLANKISEDFNAKLILERFADNAFLPKFYKEPERYAFTLEMSFLADRYQQISDDLSQLDLFKDFMVSDYDVNKSLIFSKVTLPEDEFRLYRKLFYQVYKDIAKPDLYVYLYQNTQRLQANIKKRGRKYESDIKDEYLEKLNSGYLEFLKSQTDLNVKIIDISDRDFVKNREDYLWILNEINDEVQSS encoded by the coding sequence ATGAAACTATCAAAACTAGTTTACATAGCGCTTGGCAGTAATAAGGGCAATAAATTGCAATACTTGCAATCTGCCGTTGATGCCATTTTCGAAACCGTTGGAGCAGTAAAAAAGCTATCAAAGGTTTACAAAACTCCAGCAATCGGTTTCGAAGGAGATGAATTTTATAATGCTTGTATAAAAGTAGAAACACACCTTACTCCAAAGAAGCTTTTAAAAGAACTTCAGTGTATTGAAAAAAAGCTTGGTCGTGCACAAAAAACAACAGATGAATACGAATCTAGAGAGATAGATTTAGATATTGTTTTTTATGGAGATGAAGTCATAAATGATAAGCATCTAACAATTCCACATCCGGAGATTCAGAACCGAACGTTTGTTTTACAACCGTTATTAGATATTCTGAAAGATTTTATACATCCAGTTTTTAAAAAAACTATAGAAATCTTATTGGAAGAATGTGAAGATAATTCTGCTATAGAGCCTATAAATATTTGGTTGAAAAACCCTCGTAAATCCTATACTTTTAAGGATTATAATTATATAGCTATAGAAGGTAACATTGGCGCAGGTAAGACCAGCTTGGCTAACAAAATATCCGAAGATTTTAATGCAAAACTAATATTAGAGCGTTTTGCAGATAATGCATTTTTACCAAAGTTTTATAAAGAGCCAGAACGTTACGCCTTTACTTTGGAGATGTCTTTTTTAGCTGACCGTTACCAGCAAATTAGTGACGATTTATCTCAGCTCGATTTGTTTAAGGATTTTATGGTTAGTGATTATGACGTTAATAAGTCACTCATTTTTTCTAAAGTGACATTGCCTGAGGACGAGTTTCGTTTGTACCGAAAGCTCTTTTATCAAGTTTATAAAGATATCGCTAAGCCAGACTTGTATGTTTATCTTTACCAAAATACACAAAGACTTCAGGCCAATATCAAAAAACGTGGTCGAAAATACGAAAGCGATATCAAGGACGAATATCTAGAGAAATTAAATTCTGGTTACTTAGAGTTCTTAAAATCTCAAACAGATTTAAATGTAAAAATCATTGATATTTCTGACCGTGATTTTGTAAAAAATCGTGAAGACTATCTATGGATTTTAAATGAAATTAATGATGAAGTACAGAGTAGTTGA
- a CDS encoding queuosine precursor transporter, producing MQLKDKLLAQRIYLFLGALFITSLVVSNLIFQKFFHWYPVDIEIFDSKLFEISVGILPYPITFLITDLISEIYGKKRANDIVIAGIFASFFSMLIIYVANAVPATSWSPVQDNTFTIVFGSTAIAVFASMMAYLLAQFVDIQIYHFWKKLTKGKHLWLRNNCSTFLSQFVDTATVLLLLCSFGKIEWDKFLGLLAAGFIFKVLIAALDTPFLYLGVYIFRKRFKLKVNDEINLV from the coding sequence ATGCAGTTAAAAGACAAACTTCTAGCACAACGCATCTATCTCTTTTTGGGTGCACTGTTTATAACATCCTTAGTCGTTTCTAATCTTATTTTTCAGAAATTCTTTCATTGGTATCCAGTAGATATCGAAATCTTTGACTCAAAATTATTTGAAATTTCTGTAGGTATTTTGCCTTACCCAATTACCTTTCTTATTACAGATTTAATAAGTGAAATTTATGGCAAAAAGCGGGCAAACGATATTGTAATTGCGGGTATTTTTGCATCTTTCTTTTCTATGCTTATTATTTATGTTGCTAATGCTGTGCCAGCTACATCGTGGTCTCCGGTGCAAGATAATACGTTTACAATTGTATTTGGAAGTACTGCCATTGCCGTTTTTGCGAGTATGATGGCCTACCTTTTAGCCCAATTTGTTGATATTCAGATTTATCATTTTTGGAAGAAGCTAACAAAAGGCAAACATCTTTGGCTTCGAAATAACTGTTCAACATTTTTATCGCAATTTGTAGACACTGCTACGGTATTACTTCTATTGTGCAGTTTTGGTAAAATTGAATGGGATAAATTTCTGGGTTTATTGGCTGCAGGATTTATTTTTAAAGTCTTAATAGCTGCTTTAGACACACCATTTTTATATTTAGGTGTATACATTTTCAGAAAGCGTTTTAAGCTCAAGGTAAATGATGAAATAAATTTAGTATAA